Genomic DNA from Oncorhynchus mykiss isolate Arlee chromosome 2, USDA_OmykA_1.1, whole genome shotgun sequence:
TTTCAGTTTCACCATTACATCTTCTGGTGAGAAATCAAACCACTTGTCAATGTATGTAATGACAGTGTCATAGAACTTCATAAAGTCCTTTTGCTGTTTGGACCTTGGTGCTGACAATTGTTTGTCCCATCAGCTGCTTGGTCTGGTATTCAAAAAATCTGTCCTGTTTCTGCTGAATCATCTTCATTTTGGACTTCCTCTAGTTGACATTGGCATTGTCTTCTGCGTAGGCTGTGATGTCTAATATCCAGTTCATGTTTTTCCAGACAGTTCATCAGAGCTTGATGTAAGCCATTTGCAGTTTCATCACTGTCTTCATAAAAGTCAAGTAACTTGCACTGCACTCCATCAGATTCTCACGCACACTGGAAACATTTTTCTATTTCTCTTGTTTGAGGCATCACTGAGAAATACACTGGCTCACCTTTGGTCGGGGACAGATCATCCAAAATATCCTGCAGTCTTTGGTCCTAAAACATTCATTGTAATAATCTCAGTTTTTGTTCTTCTCAAGTGCATTTTCAAAACATTTGAGTCATGAAACAAAACACCGCTAAGCTTAACAAGACAGCCGGTGCGGTTGTAGTTGAGTCTGTGTTTAACCGTATGGTACAGATGCAAGGTTTCACTTGCTGCGATTTTTGTCTTTTTCCGCATTAGACGCCACGAAGAATGCACCGATATTGCTAGCAAGTGTGGCCGCCTTGTGCATTTCTGTGGATGCATGCTGAGTTAGGTCATTCTCCCCTCCATGGCCAATTGAGAATTCCCGACGGCATAAAGTAGAGAGAGCTTTCAAGTCACCACAGACGGGCTTAACCCACTTTTTTTTTGCTTCCCATTTGTTGTAGTGGCACTTTTTTTATTGCAGGGTTATCCATATTTCCTTTATGCCAAACTGACTGAACAACAACAAATTACTTAGCAGGATTTGGCTTGTTTACGCTATACTGTGATTGGATGAATATACGGGACAAGGGAGGTCCCGTATGGGACAAAGCAATTTAGCCCAATATAAGGGACATCCCGGCTAATACGGGATAGTTGGTAACTCTATTAAAACAACCAACACGTCTATGGCGCAGCCCTTGCTGTCGCAGATGCAGCATGGCACAGAGACAAAGATGGGTCCTTGGTCCATCTCTATGGATGTCCTGCATTTCCAATTATCTTAAGAATAATTGTTCCCTAAGGTCTTAGTCTTTCATTGAATGGATGTTTTATTTGTGCAATGCTATTTCCAAGATGAATGTTGGTCAAATGCTTTAAATAGTTTGTATTTCAGTTGTCCCTGTATTTCCCCATTCACTGGGATTTCAAATGTTTGCCTCCTAGGCTTGGCCCTCAACTTGCCAAATTCCTCCTCTCTAAGCTCACTAGTAGCTAGTGATGTAAGCGCCTGGGTTGCCACACAGTGCAACATGTATTGCGGTTTTATGGCGCACTACTTTGGCCCAGGCCCCAGTTGTAATTCTATGGTTAATTTGGTCACACGCAGATGATACAAGCATGTCTGTTTTCTCCTTTCATCCCATGATAAAACTCCTACAAGACACGCATGCTTTCACTATGTGCTCGGTGTCTTTTTCAAGGAGGTACACAAGTGTTACACAGAGGCCCGCGTTGAAAGCGGGTGAGACAGAGCGTGAGGCTCCCGTGGAGTCATTCTATTATGGTGCACAGGAAGTGTGGTTGCCAACTGATTGTGGTGGGGCTTTTTTTGCCACTGCTGTCAGAGGAAATGACAACTGATGACTAAAAAAAGATGTTGGTTATGAGTCGCATGTGTCTTACCTAGAGGAAGACAACCTGACAATGAATGTTTGGCCCTTCTCCCACAGAATAAATAATCGGGCCTAGTCTGGAGGAGTTGTTGTATCATTCCACCTGTCTGACTCAGCCTTCTGGAAGTCAACAGTATTCAGAAATGCTACTATTCTTCTACATGCGCTACTCTGAAGACTTGGATCATGTTGCATCTTGGTCATAAGGTGTACAAACACTAAACACCACCAAGCTAACTAGACGCCTCATTCTCAAGTCTAGAGCTGAAATGTCTCTGCGCTACAGCGTTCTCCATAGAGGAATTTGAAGGTGCATACGCATGCTCCTCACTTCCAATAATCTAGGAACCATGGCTGCAAAATACCACCTCCAGAATGTGCTTGGTCAGACCGGAAGAAGCTAACTAATAGCACTCTTGTCTTTGGTGACAGAAAGCTATTTCAGGGTGTGAGGGGGGTGCCGATTTGCATATCTCTATGGTGCTGGCCTACGTTGGCGAGAGGCCCATTTCTCGTGAAGGCTGTCAAACACTTGCATGCCAGTGCCATGGCAACCGGTTTGACTGCTCCGAAGTCGTTCTTTCATGCAGCCACAGCAGGTtgcctgtggttgtgtgtgtgtagtaggggtaGTTAAGGGTTGCCGTATACATCTACATCTGAAAGGTGCTGTGCTTTCATTGCTTAATGCTCCCCTTCTGTTTTCAGTTTGGTCTGTCTCAATATTGCAGCGTTATATTTACATGGTGTTCATCTGACATGTGGTCTTACCCAAAGCCATAGAGGAGAGCTTGTGGTTTCAACCTAAATGGTTCTGATACTCTTTGCAGACATGATTCCATGGCCGTCATGCTAGCGTCCCCTGGCCAGTATTTGTAAACATAGTGGCAGCAGCATCATGGTGCCCAGCTCTATAGTCAGTCAAACGCTTTACCCATTTATGATTTGTCTCATCCATATTTACTAGATGGTACATGCATACAATTTAGCAACTGAACATGGAGGTACTACAAGTAACAGACAGTCCTAATCCTCAATGTGCTTCACAGTATATACTGAGCTGTGTCAGTGTTGGCCTCCTTCTGGTCCATCTTCTGATCTGGCCATCTGGTTGTGGCTATCTAAGGCTTAGTAAGCCTTCTATCCTTCTCTCACTGCTCTTTGTCTTCCGCTTGCTATTTCTCTGACACCGCATTATTCCTGTTCCAAGGCATGGAGAGTGAGAATAGCCAGGCTACTCTCTACAAGGCACTAAAACATTTATTCACTCCAAGTGCTTTAACCTTTCCCTCATCCGTCTCAgtgcattttctctctctcccttgtttttCCATACCCGACCCACCCAGGGTAGGCAGCACAGTCATCTAGGCTGGTGTGCCTAATTAGTGCCATTCATGGCCATGGAGACCACTGGCATGTCTAACCCATACACCAGCACATCAGTCTGAGATTTGCTGTGTGCGTTTAGTGTATCCAACTCTTATGGTGATGAAATGTGACTGGTTGGTGTCCATTACAAAGACTCTGCGAGCACACACTTTCCCAGCTCTGTTCCAGTTCCGTCGAGAgtgctgctttctctctctcacccacacatCCAGGCTGCGGGAGAGGTGTATCCTTTAacaggcctgtgtgtgtctgagtgtaacTGCCGGTTGTTATGTCATAGTAATTCTCACACTACCAGTGTTATGTGATTGTAGGCCACATCTGTAATCCTTCTCTATATCAAAGGCTGAGGTGGTGTGAAATATGTCCTTATCATTTAAAGGTACCGGTATGTCAtgatgtgttgtctgtgttgGAAGAGGTGTCTCAAATGGCATTTGTGAGCTTATGGTGTACAATAATAACCTCTGTCCACATCCAGGCCGAGGCTGAGGTGGCCTCTCTGAACAGGCGTATCCAGCTGGTTGAGGAGGAGTTGGACAGGGCCCAGGAGAGACTGGCCACTGCTCTGCAGAAActggaggaggcagagaaagcTGCAGATGAGAgcgagaggtgtgtgtgtgttttgaagggATGGAGGTGGGGCGGTGTTCTCAGTCTTCACCGGGTCACGCCACTTCCTGTTGTGGGACAAGGTCATTGGTGGGTGTGAGCTGGAATTAGCCTATTTGAGGGTGTACCCTGTGGATAATTTGTCCATATATGCTAGGTTTGTCTATATATGCTAGGATACTTTCTCACATACACACTGCCCCCTGACATCTTTGTATCAGTGCCCCTTGGATCTGGCCTGCATTATAGGGTCCTGACACCACTTATCAGCAGAAGAGAGCTGTGGAGGTAGTTTGCCACCAGACTATACAGAGAGATGTGCTCACCTGTTTTTCCCCTTCAGTATTTCTTGTGCCGAATGCCAAGGCCTGCAGTACACTGTGTAATATGGTAATTAAGGCCAAAACACTTTTTTGACACTCATTCCTtgccttctctctacctctctctaccttagGGGTATGAAGGTGATTGAGAATAGGGCTTCCAAGGATGAGGAGAAGATGGAGGTGCAGGAGATCCAGCTGAAGGAGGCCAAGCACATCGCTGAGGAGGCCGACCGCAAGTATGAGGAGGTGAGCTgatcagagccccccccccccccaacaaaaacaCGGTCACATGTAGAACAAGGCTCTGGTGTGGCTTCTGAAGAAGTCTTGGACTGTGCATCACCACTTTCGTTCTCTCATTCTCTTGCTCTTATCAAATGTTTACTTCCTTTGCTCTCTGCCTCTACCCTTACAGGTGGCTCGTAAGCTGGTGATCATTGAGGGTGATCTGGAGCGTACAGAGGAGAGGGCGGAGCTGGCCGAGGGGTGAGTCGCTTTCTCACATACTTAATCAATCTCCCTGTACCTCTCCGCTACAGTCTTACACTGCATCTGCTTAAGCTTGTAGCAGAACACATAAAAACACCCACCGGTTCCATCACTTTTACACTGCAGAAGTAAGTTTAAAGCCACAATGTGTTTCAGCCACACCTTTTGCATGGCGTTACTTAACTGGCCTCAACACGGCTTTGCCTGACTGCACGACGCATTCACTCTCGTCACAGTAGGAACTGCACACCCACTTATgtcacttaaaaaaaataaaaataaaacttttACATGTTTTGAAGATTTGTTACTAAACGTTAAACTGGAGGTGTCTTTACTATGCAACCGAAGGATACTGTTACTTTTGCAATTACCTGTAGTATAGCTGTAATAGGAAATATGTATTCAAATGTCTGCTAGCACTAACTTGGACTAGCACACTATCATTAGTGTAAAAATGGAAATGCCGTAACAGTACCATGACAATATCCAATCTGTTCTCTCCCCGTATGTATGTGCCTGTTGTGTGTCCTGGGTTTACCATACCGACATGTCGGTTACCAttttctctttcccctctatcTTGGCCTTCTCTTTTTCTGCATGCGCTTCCGTGTCATGTGACCCCCCCCAACCCCTTCCCACTCACTAATAGCAACGCCCGGAGGTTGGAGGAGCAGCTGAGGGGTTTCGACCAGTCACTGAAGAGCCTGCAGGCCTCTGAGGACAAGGTACCACCCCCCCTTTCTCCCTGTTCTTACCAACTACAGGACACAATGGTGCCTTACGGGGACCCTCGACGGGTCTGACTGGGGTCTTCATTATAGGCGTCCATAAACATAAACCAGGTTCAGAAGGTTATGTGGACCAGGAATGCACACAGGGATTTGCAGTCCTCCTACCCTCGCTAACATAAAGTCCCACGTTTATCTGGCTGCACGACTGACTGCTGTAATTGTATAGCTGCTGCCTCCGCGATCCTTTCCCCTTCTCGTGTGTGCTCCTTTtcacttctccttctctctcaaacGCTCTGCATGATTTTACCCGACCTACAGGCGCTCCATAATCCAAGTTTAGTAAGAGTATTTGACCACAAACATTTTCCTTTGGTTTATCAGGGATTTGTATAAGTGTGTTTTGTATTGTTGAGATATGATTTAGTTTAGCAGAATGGCCGTGGTCTGGGTCCCATTCCGAGGTTCAAGTCCATGCCTTTCTCTCCTTGTTTTTCTTTGTAAATCTCTCCGTCTGTTGTCTCTACCCCCACCATCTAATTCCCTTGTTCATTGTTACATGTCTTTTCCTTGCCCCTCACCTTATCCATTGACCTTTGTCCTCatttccctcactccctcttcctCATCCCCCTATTCCCAAACCCTGCCAAAACCCCAAATGAACtgcaaaaaaaactaaatactgcagcAAATGTGCCGAGTTGGAGGAGGAGCTGAAAAATGTCAGCAATAACTTAAAGTCCCTGGAAGCCCAAGCTGAgaaggtaggagggagggaggggaaaccCTGCATGCTTTTTGAACTGAATGTAACTGCACCCAGGCCAGTCCTGGAGACAACTACAGGTCCATTGACTACCTAAAACCCTCCAAAGCCTTATTGATCTGAAATGAGTTGCTGGTGAATTTCTTTAACTACAATATGATTACCATAACCCTGGATGTTGTGCATAACCTGAATTTGAAGTGTTTGGTGTCCTTTTTAAGAATTCTGTAAAGTTTTAAAAAGCATGTGTACTGGTATATGCTACATAATGCTTGACTTTAGTCCAAAATGTCATGTGTAATCAACTTAATTCATTTATCAAAGTAGAGGCAGACCTGTTTGCCTTGTAACAGTGTCTGGGTTTGCGTCCCACCCACAGCCTCAGAAAGTCAGTTTAGTTTcagacatcccccccccccccagaacttGGTTTGGTTCCTGCTCATGTAACCACGTGATCTGTAACATAAGCTGATCTCTGTTTGGATGAACTGACCAATCAAACTGCCAGCATCACAAATTCCCAGGCAACAACGAAGTTAGACATTAGATTGTCTGGAATGTAGAGAGACAAGTACTCTAATGGCTCTAGAAGGCTTGCCAACCCCGAGGAAATTCCAGCCCCATGTTTCAGACACACAGATGTTCTCTCCTGTTGCCATTTAAAAGGTGGAACGAGGAAGTACATACAAGCAGGCATCAAAACCAGCTCACCAGGGACTCTTTCCTCCATCCTGAAAACTCACTCCTCTCATCTGAAGAGGCCCAGGACTGGttctaactagaggtcgaccgattatgatttttttaatACCgattttattggaggaccaaaaaagacgATACTGTTAATCGGccgatataaaaaatatatatatttgtaataatgacaattacaacaatactgaatgaacacttattttaagttgatataatacatcaataaaatctatttagcctcaaatagataatgaaacatgttcaatttggtttaaataatgcaaaaacaaaagtgttgaagaaagtaaaagtgcaatatgtgctatgtaagaaagctaacgtttcagttccttgctcagaacatgagaacatatgaaagctggtggttccttttaacatgagtcttcaatattcccaggtaagaagttttaggttgtagttattataggactatttccctctaccatttgtatttcattaacctttgactattggatgttcttctaGGCATTTgtgttgccagtgtaacagtatagcttccgttcctctcctcgctcctcccctgggcttgaaccagcaacacaacgacaacagccaccacatcaaagcagtgttacccatgcagagcaagtgaaacaaccaccccaaggctcagagcgagtgaagtttgaaaagCAATTAGCACgcactaactagccagccatttcacttcagtcacaccagcctcatctcgggagttgataggcttgaagtcataaacagcgcaatgcttgacgcacaacgaagagctgctggcaaaacgcacgaaagtgctgtttgaatgaatgttttcgcgcctgcttctgcctactaccgctcagtcagatgcttgtatgctcagtcagattatatgcaacacaggatatgctagataatatctagtaatatcatcaactatgtgtagttaactagtgattatgattgttttttataagataagtttaatgctggCTAGCAATTTACCTTTGCTTACTGCAtatgcgtaacaggcagtctccaagtggagtgcaacgagaggcaagTTGTTATTGCGTTGGAATAGTTAAGGTTGCAAGATAGATCCTTCGAGCTGACACggtgaaaatctgtttttctgcccctaacgaggaagtt
This window encodes:
- the LOC110486570 gene encoding tropomyosin alpha-3 chain isoform X4, which encodes MANSIEAVKRKIKVLQQQADEAEERAETLQRQVEEEKRSREQAEAEVASLNRRIQLVEEELDRAQERLATALQKLEEAEKAADESERGMKVIENRASKDEEKMEVQEIQLKEAKHIAEEADRKYEEVARKLVIIEGDLERTEERAELAEGNARRLEEQLRGFDQSLKSLQASEDKYSQKEDKYEEEIKILTDKLKEAETRAEFAERSVAKLEKTIDDLEDELYAQKLKYKAISEELDHALNDMTSK
- the LOC110486570 gene encoding tropomyosin alpha-4 chain isoform X5, producing MANSIEAVKRKIKVLQQQADEAEERAETLQRQVEEEKRSREQAEAEVASLNRRIQLVEEELDRAQERLATALQKLEEAEKAADESERGMKVIENRASKDEEKMEVQEIQLKEAKHIAEEADRKYEEVARKLVIIEGDLERTEERAELAEGKCAELEEELKNVSNNLKSLEAQAEKYSQKEDKYEEEIKILTDKLKEAETRAEFAERSVAKLEKTIDDLEDALANAKEENVNIHATLDKTLEDLNSF
- the LOC110486570 gene encoding tropomyosin alpha-3 chain isoform X3 translates to MANSIEAVKRKIKVLQQQADEAEERAETLQRQVEEEKRSREQAEAEVASLNRRIQLVEEELDRAQERLATALQKLEEAEKAADESERGMKVIENRASKDEEKMEVQEIQLKEAKHIAEEADRKYEEVARKLVIIEGDLERTEERAELAEGNARRLEEQLRGFDQSLKSLQASEDKYSQKEDKYEEEIKILTDKLKEAETRAEFAERSVAKLEKTIDDLEDALANAKEENVNIHATLDKTLEDLNSF